In one window of Candidatus Sulfuricurvum sp. RIFRC-1 DNA:
- the ftsY gene encoding signal recognition particle-docking protein FtsY: MFSFIKKGLQKTVEAISAIIPDKKATISKDDLENILLEADVEYDLVEIILRELYQENITRDQLRSKLLATLSFAQNTLADNPDKPTVSLIIGVNGAGKTTTIAKLAQHHLNNGERVILGAGDTFRAAAIEQLTRWADKLDVPIISSRQGHDPSAVAYDTIESAKARGFEQVIIDTAGRLHTQTNLGNELKKIVRICDKAHAGSPHRKILILDGTQGSSAIAQAKAFNEMVGVDGIIITKLDGTAKGGSVFSIAYALSLPILYIGVGEQPEHLIPFDKYEFVDGILDAIFGEEPNK, encoded by the coding sequence ATGTTCAGTTTTATTAAAAAAGGGCTTCAAAAAACCGTTGAAGCTATCAGTGCCATTATCCCCGATAAAAAAGCGACCATCAGCAAAGACGATCTTGAGAATATCCTCCTCGAAGCCGATGTCGAATACGATCTTGTCGAAATCATCCTTCGTGAACTTTATCAAGAGAACATCACCCGCGATCAACTCCGTTCCAAACTTCTTGCGACGCTCAGTTTCGCCCAAAATACCCTTGCCGATAATCCCGACAAACCGACGGTGAGTCTTATCATCGGGGTCAACGGTGCCGGCAAAACAACGACAATTGCTAAACTGGCTCAACATCATTTAAACAACGGTGAGCGGGTAATCCTCGGTGCGGGTGATACGTTCCGCGCCGCCGCCATCGAGCAGCTCACGAGATGGGCGGATAAACTCGATGTCCCGATCATATCATCGCGCCAAGGGCATGACCCGAGCGCAGTTGCCTACGATACGATCGAATCAGCCAAAGCACGCGGATTTGAGCAGGTAATCATCGACACTGCCGGACGGCTCCATACCCAGACAAACCTCGGTAATGAGTTGAAAAAAATTGTCCGTATCTGCGACAAAGCCCACGCAGGCTCACCGCACCGTAAAATCCTCATCCTAGACGGGACACAAGGCTCTTCCGCCATTGCGCAAGCCAAAGCGTTTAATGAGATGGTAGGAGTAGATGGAATCATCATCACCAAACTCGACGGTACGGCCAAAGGGGGATCGGTATTCTCTATCGCCTATGCCCTCTCGCTCCCGATTCTCTATATCGGGGTTGGTGAACAACCTGAGCATTTAATTCCGTTTGATAAATACGAATTTGTGGATGGGATTTTGGATGCAATTTTTGGGGAAGAACCCAACAAATAA
- a CDS encoding 5-formyltetrahydrofolate cyclo-ligase, producing the protein MSKSDFRAHCLNRLKSLSPSTKKVRDATVNSQLQQVLKALAGKRILVYWPIGFEADIRKTIQLLRRTKEVYLPFMDGVSFKMVPFRHPLECKAFGIYEPRNSYRKYNLIDVAIVPVVGVDGSLRRVGFGKGMYDRFFPTLKTKPFTIFIQSCACQTAQNVCDDYDVQGDLLITPYGAQGMRKTNVKQPTRRGRSCPHQRVSRIFNFKKDYRLTF; encoded by the coding sequence GTGTCCAAAAGTGATTTTAGAGCTCATTGTTTGAATCGGCTCAAGTCTCTCTCTCCCAGTACCAAAAAAGTTCGTGATGCAACCGTTAACAGCCAATTGCAACAGGTCTTAAAAGCTTTAGCGGGAAAACGGATATTGGTCTATTGGCCGATTGGTTTTGAAGCCGATATTCGTAAAACAATTCAATTATTGCGTCGTACAAAAGAAGTATATTTACCGTTTATGGATGGCGTCAGTTTCAAAATGGTACCATTTAGGCACCCGTTGGAATGTAAAGCTTTTGGGATTTATGAGCCACGGAATTCGTATAGAAAATATAATTTAATAGATGTAGCTATTGTCCCTGTAGTAGGGGTAGACGGGTCATTGCGCCGAGTAGGTTTCGGTAAGGGGATGTATGATCGATTTTTTCCGACCCTGAAAACGAAACCATTTACGATTTTTATTCAATCATGCGCGTGTCAAACGGCGCAAAATGTATGTGATGATTACGACGTGCAAGGAGACCTGCTCATTACCCCTTACGGGGCTCAGGGCATGAGGAAAACCAATGTTAAACAGCCTACTCGTAGGGGGCGCAGTTGCCCTCATCAGCGGGTTAGTCGGATTTTTAATTTCAAAAAAGATTACCGCCTCACATTTTGA
- the radA gene encoding DNA repair protein RadA: protein MAKKKNVLFECQNCGFTTPKWMGKCTNCGGWDSFVELSEQQQEVIKLTSTSSPSAGAKAKEITQILEEYTERFTSDDAELDMVLGGGVVPGSLVLIGGSPGVGKSTLLLKIGSNLAKQRRNVLYVSGEESEGQIKLRANRLGANVDNLYLLAEIRLEQVLAELHERAYECIIIDSIQTLYSETIASAPGSVTQVRQITFDLMRIAKERRIAIFIIGHITKEGSIAGPRVLEHMVDVVLYFEGDSSHELRILRGFKNRFGPTSEIGVFEMRHDGLVSAKDLSSRFFNRTKSQSGSALTVIMEGTRPIVLEVQALVSDTHAPNPKRQATGFENNRLNMLLALLERKLEIPLNSYDVFINITGGIKITETSADLAILAAIISSFRNRAISKETVFIGEVSLVGDIREVYQLDQRLKEAASQQITKALIPKKPIEKTAVKCYEIDEVSKLLEWF, encoded by the coding sequence ATGGCAAAGAAAAAAAATGTCCTCTTCGAATGTCAAAACTGCGGGTTCACCACCCCAAAATGGATGGGAAAATGTACCAACTGCGGCGGATGGGACAGTTTTGTCGAGCTGAGTGAACAACAGCAAGAGGTGATCAAACTCACCTCAACCTCTTCACCATCAGCCGGGGCAAAAGCCAAAGAGATCACCCAAATACTCGAGGAGTATACCGAACGATTCACCAGTGACGATGCCGAACTCGACATGGTGCTCGGTGGCGGTGTCGTTCCCGGTTCGCTGGTGCTCATCGGCGGAAGTCCTGGAGTCGGGAAATCAACCCTCCTTCTCAAAATCGGCTCAAATTTGGCGAAACAGCGCCGCAACGTTCTCTATGTATCAGGAGAAGAGAGCGAAGGACAGATCAAACTCCGCGCCAACCGTCTGGGTGCGAACGTCGACAACCTCTACCTTCTTGCCGAGATACGACTGGAGCAGGTACTCGCAGAACTGCATGAACGCGCGTATGAGTGTATCATCATCGACTCCATCCAAACCCTCTACTCCGAAACCATCGCTTCAGCACCCGGATCGGTGACACAGGTTCGTCAAATTACCTTTGATCTGATGCGGATTGCCAAAGAGCGCCGCATTGCCATCTTTATCATCGGACATATCACCAAAGAGGGTTCCATCGCAGGGCCTCGTGTTTTGGAGCACATGGTCGATGTCGTCCTCTATTTCGAGGGAGATAGCTCTCATGAACTGCGTATCTTACGCGGATTTAAAAACCGTTTCGGTCCCACGAGTGAGATCGGCGTCTTCGAGATGCGCCACGACGGACTTGTCTCGGCAAAAGACCTCTCCTCGCGCTTTTTTAACCGTACAAAATCGCAAAGCGGCTCCGCCCTCACCGTTATCATGGAGGGGACTCGCCCGATAGTGCTCGAAGTGCAAGCACTCGTCAGTGATACCCATGCCCCGAATCCGAAACGTCAGGCGACGGGATTTGAAAACAACCGTCTCAATATGCTCCTGGCATTGTTAGAACGGAAACTCGAAATACCGCTGAATAGCTACGATGTATTTATCAACATCACAGGTGGAATCAAAATCACCGAAACTTCTGCCGATTTGGCGATTCTTGCCGCCATCATCAGCAGTTTTCGCAACCGTGCCATTTCCAAAGAGACCGTGTTTATCGGTGAAGTCTCCCTCGTCGGAGATATCCGAGAAGTATATCAGCTCGATCAGCGACTCAAAGAAGCGGCTTCTCAGCAAATTACCAAAGCATTAATACCGAAAAAACCGATCGAAAAAACAGCCGTTAAATGTTATGAAATCGATGAAGTAAGCAAATTGCTAGAGTGGTTTTAA
- a CDS encoding CZB domain-containing protein, which produces MKEYYMKKEETLTHLHNAKKAHISWVHRAHALIEGLPVEKEQVPVSCTDCKFGQWFYGEGQRLNRIPSMDCLKEIEALHYELHDIYMKIFKIYFSDEDRSFFSKFFGTRKKISPESQEIAKEHYKELKTISEKLITAIERLERRLFALQESNFV; this is translated from the coding sequence ATGAAAGAATATTATATGAAAAAAGAAGAGACTCTTACCCATCTTCATAACGCGAAAAAGGCTCATATCTCATGGGTTCATCGCGCACATGCCCTTATCGAAGGGCTTCCGGTTGAAAAAGAACAGGTCCCGGTCAGCTGTACCGATTGTAAATTTGGACAATGGTTTTATGGCGAAGGACAAAGACTCAATCGGATTCCAAGTATGGATTGTCTCAAAGAGATTGAGGCGCTCCATTATGAACTTCACGATATCTATATGAAAATCTTTAAAATTTATTTCAGTGATGAAGACCGCTCTTTTTTCTCAAAATTTTTTGGGACACGAAAAAAAATCTCTCCGGAAAGTCAAGAAATAGCAAAAGAGCATTATAAAGAGCTAAAAACAATTTCTGAAAAGCTGATAACGGCAATCGAGCGTTTAGAGCGAAGATTGTTCGCTCTCCAAGAGAGTAATTTCGTTTAA
- the rny gene encoding ribonuclease Y has product MLNSLLVGGAVALISGLVGFLISKKITASHFDLYLEQAKAKSKAIENEAQMILERASLRSREIEKEAQKHYDETYDQVKKDLSMREEKIERVEREFELLRHNEEEKIAHERSNVENRRLNLERNERALEKLKEDYRQKSEQVKVIVEQRAGLSVQEAKTILLEQVREDARLDLARHMRELDEQSKEQLKRKANYILAQATSRFAGEYAAERLISVIHLDDDELKGRIIGKEGRNIKALEMVSGVDIIIDETPNAIIVSSFNLYRRAIAVKTIELLVQDGRIQPARIEEVYQKVCDEFDEEMTREGEEIIFEMGLQGIHSELTKLIGRLKYRSSYGQNALAHTLEVAHLAGIMASEMGGDVKLARRAGLLHDIGKTLTQENGGNHVDIGVELCRRYNEDPVVINAIYAHHGHEEIKSIECAAVCAADTLSAARPGARREVLESFLRRVSEIEEIATQKAGVKQAYAINAGREVRVIVSAQSVNDDETVLIAREIADEISQKVQFPGEIKVSVIRESRAVEYAR; this is encoded by the coding sequence ATGTTAAACAGCCTACTCGTAGGGGGCGCAGTTGCCCTCATCAGCGGGTTAGTCGGATTTTTAATTTCAAAAAAGATTACCGCCTCACATTTTGATCTTTATTTAGAACAAGCGAAAGCAAAATCGAAAGCGATTGAAAACGAAGCACAAATGATTTTAGAACGTGCTTCACTGCGATCGCGTGAGATCGAAAAAGAGGCACAAAAACATTACGATGAGACGTATGATCAGGTCAAAAAAGATCTCTCGATGCGTGAAGAAAAAATTGAACGCGTTGAGCGTGAATTTGAACTGCTTCGTCACAATGAAGAAGAGAAGATAGCGCACGAGCGATCGAATGTTGAAAATCGACGTCTCAATTTAGAACGTAATGAACGTGCTTTAGAGAAATTAAAAGAAGACTACCGCCAAAAAAGTGAACAAGTTAAGGTGATCGTTGAACAGCGTGCCGGATTATCGGTGCAGGAAGCAAAAACGATTCTTTTAGAGCAGGTGCGCGAAGATGCCCGTTTGGATTTAGCGCGACACATGCGTGAATTGGACGAACAATCCAAGGAACAGCTTAAGCGTAAAGCCAACTATATTTTGGCGCAAGCAACGTCTCGCTTTGCGGGAGAGTATGCGGCTGAACGGCTGATCAGTGTTATCCACCTCGATGATGACGAGCTCAAGGGGCGTATTATCGGAAAAGAGGGGCGCAATATTAAGGCGCTAGAGATGGTGAGCGGAGTCGATATTATCATCGATGAAACGCCGAACGCGATTATCGTGAGTTCATTTAATCTCTATCGTCGTGCGATTGCGGTAAAAACGATCGAACTGTTGGTTCAAGACGGTCGGATTCAGCCTGCACGTATCGAAGAGGTATACCAAAAAGTATGCGATGAATTTGATGAGGAAATGACCCGTGAAGGGGAAGAGATCATTTTTGAGATGGGGTTACAAGGTATCCATTCAGAGCTCACTAAACTGATCGGACGGCTCAAATACCGCTCCAGTTATGGGCAAAATGCATTGGCACATACCCTCGAAGTAGCTCATCTGGCCGGAATTATGGCATCTGAGATGGGAGGGGATGTGAAACTCGCCCGTCGTGCCGGATTACTACACGATATCGGTAAAACTCTGACTCAAGAAAATGGAGGGAATCATGTCGATATCGGCGTGGAACTCTGTCGACGTTACAACGAGGACCCGGTGGTGATCAACGCTATTTATGCTCATCACGGTCATGAAGAGATCAAAAGCATCGAGTGCGCCGCAGTGTGCGCCGCAGATACCCTCTCTGCCGCCCGTCCGGGTGCTCGTCGAGAAGTGCTGGAAAGTTTTTTACGCCGGGTAAGCGAAATCGAAGAGATTGCAACCCAAAAAGCAGGGGTTAAACAAGCCTATGCGATTAATGCAGGGCGTGAAGTTCGGGTTATCGTGAGTGCTCAAAGTGTCAATGATGATGAAACGGTATTGATTGCACGAGAGATTGCTGATGAGATTTCTCAAAAAGTGCAGTTTCCGGGTGAAATCAAAGTGAGCGTGATACGTGAAAGCCGTGCGGTAGAATACGCCCGATAA
- a CDS encoding TlpA disulfide reductase family protein, translating to MRFSTLLIPLFSLTLLFQGCSEESSDEAMVSTANFALMDTQGKSYNVEKKGTNFTLDAGEDKVVLFDIFATWCPPCQAEVMHLGNLQKKYGDDLIIMGVTIEEDKSNAELDAFREKYKGGEYLISNKADNQELARAIASTIGVGQQFPIPLMVLYKNGEYVTHYAGATQEEIIDHDIATALGK from the coding sequence ATGCGTTTTTCAACACTCCTAATCCCTTTATTCTCATTAACCCTCCTCTTTCAAGGTTGTTCCGAAGAATCTTCTGATGAGGCAATGGTTTCAACGGCTAATTTTGCCCTTATGGACACCCAAGGCAAAAGTTACAACGTTGAAAAAAAAGGGACTAATTTTACCCTTGATGCCGGAGAGGACAAAGTCGTATTGTTTGATATCTTCGCTACGTGGTGTCCTCCCTGCCAAGCCGAAGTGATGCATCTGGGGAATTTACAGAAAAAATACGGAGACGATCTGATTATCATGGGAGTTACCATCGAAGAGGATAAAAGTAATGCTGAACTTGATGCCTTCCGTGAAAAATACAAAGGGGGCGAATACCTCATCTCCAACAAAGCCGATAACCAAGAGCTCGCCCGCGCCATTGCTTCAACGATTGGGGTAGGACAACAGTTTCCGATTCCGTTGATGGTTTTGTATAAAAACGGTGAGTATGTTACCCACTATGCCGGAGCCACCCAAGAAGAGATCATCGATCACGATATCGCTACGGCATTAGGAAAATAA